DNA from Streptomyces sp. NBC_01476:
TCCAGAGCTACGGCGCCCACGGCGAGCGGCGGATGGCGGACGTCTCGGTCTTCGTCCAGGCGTTCGCGCCGCCGCCGCGCATGCTGGTCTTCGGTGCGATCGACCATGCCGCCGCCACCGCCCGGATGGGCTCCTTCCTCGGCTACCGGGTCACCGTCTGCGACGCCCGCCCGGCCTTCGCCACCCCGGAGCGCTTCCCCTTCGCCGACGAGGTGGTGCGGGCCTGGCCGCACGAGTACCTGGCCGGCACCGAGGTCGACGAGCGGACCGTGGTGTGTGTCCTCACCCACGACCCGAAGTTCGACATTCCGCTCCTGCGCACCGCGCTGCGCACCCGGGCCGGCTACATCGGGGTGATGGGCAGCCGCAGGACCCACGAGGACCGCAACGCGCGGCTGCGCGAGGAGGGCGTCAGCGAGCGGGAGCTGGCCCGGCTGGCGTCCCCCATCGGTCTCGACCTGGGGGCCCGCACCCCCGAGGAGACCGCGGTGTCCATCGCCGCGGAGATCGTCCGGGCCCGCTGGGGCGGCAGCGGACGGCCGCTCGCCGAGCTGACCGGCGCCATCCACCGGCCCGGCCGGGACGGGGCGGACCCCGCCTTCGCGCAGGTGGCCGAGGCGGAGGCGTAACGCTCCCGCCTGCCCGGATCACCGGGACGGACAGCCATATATCGCCCGAATGGTGCCCCGTGCCTACCGTGGAATGAGGTTCTCTCCAGCAGGAGGT
Protein-coding regions in this window:
- a CDS encoding XdhC family protein is translated as MRELLSALRGRLDDGTPFAVATVVGVRGSAPRRPGAAMAVTADGRVTGSVSGGCVEGAVYEAASESLGTGAAQLHTYGISDDDAFAVGLTCGGTLQILVRPYTDAQPRRALSVLLEALDRAEPVALATVIGGAAPLGAQRVIGTGHATGTCGDPGLDHAVTEDARGLLAQGMTGVQSYGAHGERRMADVSVFVQAFAPPPRMLVFGAIDHAAATARMGSFLGYRVTVCDARPAFATPERFPFADEVVRAWPHEYLAGTEVDERTVVCVLTHDPKFDIPLLRTALRTRAGYIGVMGSRRTHEDRNARLREEGVSERELARLASPIGLDLGARTPEETAVSIAAEIVRARWGGSGRPLAELTGAIHRPGRDGADPAFAQVAEAEA